DNA sequence from the Deltaproteobacteria bacterium HGW-Deltaproteobacteria-2 genome:
GATATGGAGCTCTACGACCCGGACATTTTTCCAGGGGACATAATTGACAGTTGACAAACCCTTCATCAGAAGCAAAGAAGATCCCTGACATGGATTTAAGCGGTTTCATCATGAGACCTTCCGTAAGAGTGACCCCAATCTTAACAGCATCGTCTCCGAACAGATGAAACAGATTCTGCTGTTCCTGAATCGGCCAATCAGTCAATGATCCGGGATTCATTGCGGATAGATTCCGGGGTTGATAGCGTTGCTTAATTGATGTTTCCAAGGCATGTATTGCACTACCGAGAGCAAAGTCTTGAATCGTATTTACCCAATACTTCTGAACAATATCGGTAAACTGCTGCGACCATTCTTCCATCTCTGTGCCGCAAGTACACAGGAAGGGGAGCACGATGTCAGACTTGCCCAGATTGTTTTTTAAGAGACGGCTATGCAATAAAATTGCATCAATCTCTACTACATCCTCGTCGGGAT
Encoded proteins:
- a CDS encoding vitamin B12 dependent methionine synthase → MDKVIIDEIPFVLDVNLLVNSLRLQNNPSAIDTVTKLATDAMRIGRPKALYKIALAKYPDEDVVEIDAILLHSRLLKNNLGKSDIVLPFLCTCGTEMEEWSQQFTDIVQKYWVNTIQDFALGSAIHALETSIKQRYQPRNLSAMNPGSLTDWPIQEQQNLFHLFGDDAVKIGVTLTEGLMMKPLKSMSGIFFASDEGFVNCQLCPLEKCPGRRAPYQKSLAHSADHKECDA